In Ailuropoda melanoleuca isolate Jingjing chromosome 4, ASM200744v2, whole genome shotgun sequence, the following proteins share a genomic window:
- the LOC100481302 gene encoding olfactory receptor 7A10, which produces MGAGNDTHISGFLLLGLSNDEELELLIFAVFLSMYLITVFGNLLIILAVGSDSHLHTPMYFLLANLSFVDICFISTTVPKMLMNIQTQSKVITYTGCISQVCFSILFAGWDDFLLALMAYDRFVAICHPLHYRVIMNPRLCGLLVLVSWIMSVLNSLLQSLMVLRLTFCTDVEIPHFFCELNQMIQLACSDTFVNDTVLYISTVLLAGGPLAGIIYSYSKIVSSIRGISSAQGKYKAFSTCASHLSVVSLFYCTVLGVYLISAATQSSHASAVASVTYTVVTPMLNPFIYSLRNRDIKGALTRFFKRATIKGTIVLVVKKCP; this is translated from the coding sequence atgGGAGCAGGCAATGATACCCACATTTCAggatttcttcttctgggattatCAAATGATGAAGAACTTGAGCTCCTCATATTTGCagttttcctctccatgtacctgatcaccGTGTTTGGAAATCTACTCATCATCCTGGCCGTCGGCTcagactcccacctccacacccccatgtacttcctCCTGGCTaacctgtcctttgtagacatctgtttcatctccaccaccgtccccaagatgctgaTGAATATACAGACCCAGAGCAAAGTTATAACCTATACAGGATGCATCAGCCAGGTCTGTTTTTCAATACTCTTTGCAGGCTGGGATGACTTTCTCCTGGCCTtgatggcctatgaccggttcgtggccatctgtcaccccctgcactacagggtcatcatgaacccccggctctgtggactgctggttctggtgtcctggatcATGAGTGTCCTGAATTCCTTATTACAGAGCTTAATGGTGTTGCGGTTGACCTTCTGTACAGATGTggaaatcccccactttttctgtgaactcaatcaAATGATCCAACTTGCCTGTTCTGATACATTTGTTAATGACACAGTGCTATATATTTCAACTGTGTTGCTGGCTGGTGGCCCCCTGGCTGGGATCATTTACTCTTACTCTAAGATAGTTTCCTCCATACGTGGAatctcatcagctcagggcaagtataaagcattttccacctgtgcatctcacctctcagttgtttccttattttattgtacagtCCTCGGAGTGTACCTTATctctgctgctacccagagctcccatgcaagtgcagtggcctcagTGACGTACACGGTGGTCActcccatgctgaaccccttcatctacagcctgaggaacagagacataaagggGGCTCTAACAAGATTTTTTAAGAGGGCAACTATAAAAGGGACAATTGTCCTCGTAGTGAAAAAGTGCCCTTGA
- the LOC100480797 gene encoding olfactory receptor 7A17 yields MDPGNDTQISEFVLLGLSEEPQLQPLVFGLFLSMYLITVFGSLLLILAVSSDSHLHTPMYFFLAKLSFVDICFTSTTVPKMLWNIQTQSKTITHAGCISQIFFFSVFGLMENLLLTVMAYDRLVAICHPLHYTVIMNCQLCGLLVLVSWIIGVLNSLLQSLMVLRLTFCTGMEIPHFFCEINQVVGHACSDSFLNDMVMYFGIVVLACPNVAGILYSYSKIVSSICGISSAEGKYKAFSTCASHLSIFSLFYCTVLGVYLSSAATQSSHASAVASVMYTVVTPMLNPFIYSLRNRDIKRALKRIIEVPMMYVPMFLGMKKCP; encoded by the coding sequence ATGGATCCAGGTAATGATACACAGATTTCAGAGTTTGTTCTTCTAGGATTATCAGAGGAACCACAACTGCAGCCCCTCgtatttgggcttttcctctccatgtacctgatcactgtgtttggaagcctgctcctcatcctggccgtcagctctgactcccacctccacacccccatgtactttttcctggCCAAActgtcctttgtagacatctgttttacctccaccaccgtccccaagatgctgtggaacatccagactcagagcaaaACCATAACACATGCAGGCTGTAtcagccagattttttttttcagtgtatttggATTAATGGAGAATTTACTCCTGAcggtgatggcctatgaccgcttggtggccatctgtcaccccctgcactacacagTCATCATGAACTGCCAACTGTGTGGACTGctggttctggtgtcctggatcATCGGTGTTCTGAATTCCTTGTTACAAAGCTTAATGGTGTTGCGTCTGACCTTCTGTACAGGCATggaaatcccccactttttctgtgaaatcaATCAGGTAGTTGGGCATGCGTGTTCTGACAGCTTTCTTAATGACATGGTGATGTATTTCGGAATTGTGGTGCTGGCCTGTCCTAACGTGGCTGGGATCCTTTACTCTTACTCCAAGATAGTTTCctccatatgtggaatttcatcAGCTgagggcaagtataaagcattttccacctgtgcatctcacctctccattttctccttattttattgcacAGTCCTGGGAGTGTATcttagctctgctgctacccagagctcccacgcaagtgcagtggcctcggtgatgtacacggtggtcacacccatgctgaaccccttcatctacagcctgaggaacagagacattaAGAGGGCTTTGAAAAGAATAATTGAGGTTCCAATGATGTATGTGCCAATGTTCTTGGGGATGAAGAAATGCCCATGA